The following is a genomic window from Longimicrobium sp..
TGGCGCCCGCGCAACCGCGCACTTTCGTACTCCCGTACTTCCGTACTCTCGTACTCTCGCACTGTCAGTGAAACCGTTCCTGATCGGAATCGCCGGGGGGACTGGCTCGGGGAAGACCACCGTGGCGCGGCGGATCTACGAGTCGCTGCACCTGGACTCGGCCGTGTTCCTCGACTACGACGCGTACTACAAGGAGCTCGCGCACCTCTCCGTCGAGGAGCGCCAGCGCATCAACTTCGACCATCCTGACTCGCTGGACACGGCGCTCCTCATCCACCACCTGGAGCGGCTGATCGCGGGCGAGCCCGTCGCGAAGCCGGTGTACGACTTCACCCGCCACACCCGCGCGCCCGAGAGCATCCCCGTGCAGCCGCGCGACGTGATCCTGGTGGACGGCATCCTCCTCTTCGCCGACGCACGGCTGCGCGAGATGTTCGACCTCAAGATCTTCGTCGACACCGAGGCGGACGTGCGCTTCATCCGCCGGCTCCGGCGCGACACCGAGGAGCGCGGGCGGTCGCTGGAGTCGGTCATCGACCAGTATCTCAAGACCGTGCGCCCCATGCACTTCGAGTTCGTGGAGCCCACCAAGCGCTACGCCGACGTCATTCTCCCCCGCGGCGGCCAGAACAACGCCGGCATCGAGGTCATCGCCGCCAGCATCCGCGAGCGCCTGGCCGAGAAGGCGCGCCGGGAGACAGTGGCGGCGTAGCGATCCCATCGCCGCTAAACCGTCCGCCGGCGTCGTTGCCGCCGTATCGGCGCAGTCCTACATTCCCCCGCTCCCAG
Proteins encoded in this region:
- the udk gene encoding uridine kinase, which encodes MKPFLIGIAGGTGSGKTTVARRIYESLHLDSAVFLDYDAYYKELAHLSVEERQRINFDHPDSLDTALLIHHLERLIAGEPVAKPVYDFTRHTRAPESIPVQPRDVILVDGILLFADARLREMFDLKIFVDTEADVRFIRRLRRDTEERGRSLESVIDQYLKTVRPMHFEFVEPTKRYADVILPRGGQNNAGIEVIAASIRERLAEKARRETVAA